In Bufo gargarizans isolate SCDJY-AF-19 chromosome 5, ASM1485885v1, whole genome shotgun sequence, the following are encoded in one genomic region:
- the ARL4A gene encoding ADP-ribosylation factor-like protein 4A: MGNGLSEQTPILSGMSPFQALHIVILGLDCAGKTTVLYRLQFNEFVNTVPTKGFNTEKIKVALGNSKSVTIHFWDVGGQEKLRPLWKSYTRCTDGIVFVVDSVDAERMEEAKTELYKITKISENQGVPVLVVANKQDLRNSLSLAEIEKLLALNELSSSTPWHLQPTCAIIGDGLREGIEKLHEMILKRRKMLRQQKKKR; this comes from the coding sequence ATGGGGAACGGCCTTTCGGAGCAGACTCCAATCCTGTCGGGAATGTCTCCATTTCAGGCGCTGCACATCGTCATTTTAGGCCTGGACTGCGCCGGTAAGACGACCGTGTTGTACCGCCTGCAGTTTAACGAGTTTGTCAACACCGTCCCCACCAAAGGATTTAACACGGAGAAGATTAAAGTCGCTCTGGGTAATTCCAAATCCGTTACCATTCACTTCTGGGACGTTGGGGGCCAGGAGAAGCTGCGGCCGCTGTGGAAGTCGTACACCCGCTGCACGGACGGGATTGTGTTTGTGGTGGACTCGGTTGACGCCGAACGCATGGAGGAAGCCAAGACGGAACTGTACAAAATTACCAAAATCTCCGAGAACCAAGGAGTCCCGGTTCTCGTTGTGGCCAACAAGCAGGACCTGAGGAACTCCTTATCTCTGGCTGAAATCGAGAAGCTGCTGGCGCTGAACGAGCTCAGCTCCTCCACCCCGTGGCACCTCCAGCCCACGTGCGCCATCATCGGGGACGGCCTGCGGGAGGGCATAGAGAAGCTCCACGAAATGATCCTAAAACGCAGGAAAATGCTTCGACAGCAGAAGAAAAAGAGATGA